A part of Macadamia integrifolia cultivar HAES 741 unplaced genomic scaffold, SCU_Mint_v3 scaffold_138A, whole genome shotgun sequence genomic DNA contains:
- the LOC122070885 gene encoding transcription initiation factor IIE subunit alpha-like has product MLNCIYLRKVMVNMVQIHDVVRYRLHRMKKKLKDELDNRNTVQEYICPDCGRRYNALDALRLISPNDEYFHCEKCDSELVAESDKLAAEEMGDGDDNARRRRREKLKDMLQKMEVQLKPLMEQLARVKDLAVPEFGGLQAWEARASAAARANGDAAANDSSKASQGQGYGGTPMPFLGETRVEVALSGAEVKEEDTKADAGTNSMKVVPPWMIKQGMNLTKEQRGEVKQDSKIGTSSAPMSDDKKSKVNGKEEKEDEKIIQDEYVKAYYAAFLKRQQEQEEAAKRQELENKSNASNDVIDIPNDRQVGLKSKRDVYEREDGVEWEEASTAGNANETNILNDLNVQAEASGDDEDEIDWEEG; this is encoded by the exons ATGTtaaattgtatttatttgaGAAAAGTCATGGTGAACATGGTGCAGATACATGATGTTGTGAGATACAGACTGCACCGAATGAAGAAGAAGTTAAAAGATGAATTGGATAATAGGAACACCGTTCAGGAGTACATATGCCCTGATTGTGGGAGAAG ATATAATGCTTTGGATGCACTACGACTGATTTCCCCAAATGATGAATATTTTCATTGTGAAAAATGCGACAGTGAACTTGTTGCTGAAAGTGACAAGTTAGCTGCTGAAGAAATGGGAGATGGAGATGACAATGCACGGAGGAGGAGGCGTGAAAAATTGAAGGATATGCTTCAAAAAATGGAG GTACAGTTAAAGCCATTGATGGAACAACTTGCCAGAGTGAAGGATTTAGCTGTGCCTGAATTTGGCGGTCTCCAAGCTTGGGAAGCTAGAGCTAGTGCTGCTGCCCGTGCAAATGGTGATGCTGCTGCTAATGATTCTTCTAAAGCTTCTCAGGGGCAAGGATATGGTGGAACGCCAATGCCGTTTCTTGGAGAGACAAGG GTTGAAGTTGCACTCTCTGGTGCTGAAGTCAAGGAAGAGGATACCAAAGCTGATGCTGGAACTAATTCTATGAAAGTTGTGCCTCCTTGGATGATCAAGCAAGGCATGAATCTTACAAAAGAGCAGCGTGGAGAAGTCAAGCAAGATTCGAAAATTGGCACTAGTTCAGCACCCATGTCTGATGACAAGAAGTCCAAAGTTaatggaaaagaggaaaaagaggatgaaaagatAATACAG GATGAGTATGTTAAAGCTTATTATGCCGCTTTTCTAAAGCGgcaacaagaacaagaagaagctGCCAAGAGGCAAGAACTGGAAAACAAAAGTAATGCCTCTAATGATGTCATTGATATACCTAATGATCGTCAAGTTGGCCTGAAATCAAAACGTGATGTGTATGAGAGGGAAGATGGTGTTGAATGGGAAGAGGCTTCAACTGCAG GCAACGCCAATGAAACTAACATACTTAACGACTTAAATGTTCAAGCTGAAGCATCTGgagatgatgaggatgagataGACTGGGAGGAAGGGTGA